Proteins encoded in a region of the Eretmochelys imbricata isolate rEreImb1 chromosome 10, rEreImb1.hap1, whole genome shotgun sequence genome:
- the SKOR1 gene encoding SKI family transcriptional corepressor 1 codes for MEAIASQMGTGRDASSSPNSKQELQPYSGSNPLKPNQVGETSLYGVPIVSLVIDGQERLCLAQISNTLLKNYSYNEIHNRRVALGITCVQCTPVQLEILRRAGAMPISSRRCGMITKREAERLCKSFLGEHKPPKLPENFAFDVVHECAWGSRGSFIPARYNSSRAKCIKCGYCSMYFSPNKFIFHSHRTPDSKYTQPDAANFNSWRRHLKLGDKTATDELSHAWEDVKAMFNGGTRKRTFSLHGAAAAGASPAAKAALHPPPPGGADLAPAHKSLRCSGEEAPGERGALSLAGAHGGAGAVRSYPVIPVPSKGFGMLQKLPPPLFPHPYGFPAAAFGLCPKKQEDSLGGAGGGEPGKGGALPPGMFWGHPHPHQPQQQQPPPPHQAGAGKDGGVYPPFPMFWPAAGSLPVPPYPAQSQAKAAATAVVVAAAAAAAAADPPGLGGRHSELEGSEPSGSGRSSATPQEGSGADGERCSSALSRAAAEEERSGDEALLPPLPLPRKGSYLSAFRPVVKDAESIAKLYGTREAYGGAGRGAAGYLSPDFLSEGSSSYRSLSPGADTADEPEVDVESNRFPEDEEEEEEAAAEEPQLLPRAEEPPPPPLAEEKAGEQGSEEGNRPPPEGSPQRSGSRGGYEVYTQEREDHLQALKNAASLGPAATYLCNPEANEQDKDDNHSTAEDLETSKSYQDQRNVSHPSPVNTDRGEEGLSIDFMGTQLVEKDIENLARDELQKLLLEQVELRKKLEREFQSLKDNFQDQMKRELAYREEMVQQLQIVRDTLCNELDQERKARYAIQQKLKEAHDALHHFSCKMLTPRHCTGNCSFKPPLLPQ; via the exons ATGGAGGCGATTGCCAGTCAGATGGGAACGGGGAGAGACGCAAGCTCCTCCCCGAATTCAAAGCAAGAGCTGCAGCCCTACTCGGGCTCCAATCCCCTCAAGCCCAACCAAGTGGGTGAGACCTCCCTGTACGGCGTGCCCATAGTGTCCCTGGTCATCGACGGGCAGGAGCGCCTGTGCCTGGCGCAGAtctccaacaccctgctcaagaACTACAGCTACAATGAGATCCACAACCGGCGGGTGGCGCTGGGCATCACCTGCGTGCAGTGCACCCCGGTGCAGCTGGAGATCCTGCGGCGGGCCGGGGCCATGCCCATCTCCTCCCGGCGCTGCGGCATGATCACCAAGCGGGAGGCGGAGCGGCTCTGCAAGTCCTTCCTGGGCGAGCACAAGCCGCCCAAGCTGCCGGAGAACTTCGCCTTCGACGTGGTGCACGAGTGCGCCTGGGGCTCGCGGGGCAGCTTCATCCCGGCCCGCTACAACAGCTCCCGGGCCAAGTGCATCAAGTGCGGCTACTGCAGCATGTACTTCTCGCCCAACAAGTTCATCTTCCACTCCCACCGCACGCCGGACTCCAAGTACACCCAGCCCGACGCCGCCAACTTCAACTCCTGGCGCCGCCACCTCAAGCTGGGCGACAAGACGGCCACGGACGAGCTGAGCCACGCCTGGGAGGATGTCAAGGCCATGTTCAACGGCGGCACCCGCAAGCGGACCTTCTCCCTGCACGGGGCGGCCGCCGCCGGCGCCTCCCCGGCCGCCAAGGCCGCCCTGCACCCGCCGCCGCCCGGCGGAGCCGACCTGGCCCCGGCGCACAAGAGCCTGCGCTGCAGCGGAGAGGAGGCGCCCGGGGAGCGCGGCGCGCTGAGCCTGGCCGGGGCGCACGGCGGGGCCGGCGCGGTGCGCAGCTACCCGGTCATCCCGGTGCCCAGCAAAGGCTTCGGCATGCTGCAGAAGCTGCCGCCGCCGCTCTTCCCGCACCCCTACGGCTTCCCGGCCGCCGCCTTCGGGCTCTGCCCCAAGAAGCAGGAGGACTCGCTCGGCGGAGCCGGCGGGGGCGAGCCCGGCAAGGGGGGCGCCCTGCCGCCGGGCATGTTCTGGGGCCACCCGCACCCCCAccaaccccagcagcagcagccgccgccgccgcaccAGGCCGGGGCGGGCAAGGACGGCGGCGTCTACCCGCCCTTCCCCATGTTCTGGCCGGCCGCCGGCAGCCTGCCCGTGCCGCCCTACCCGGCCCAGAGCCAGGCCAAAGCGGCCGCCACCGCGGTGGTGGtggcggccgccgccgccgcggccGCCGCCGACCCCCCGGGCCTGGGCGGCCGCCACAGCGAGCTGGAGGGCTCGGAGCCGTCGGGCAGCGGGCGCAGCAGCGCCACCCCGCAGGAGGGCTCCGGGGCGGACGGCGAGCGCTGCTCCAGCGCCCTCTCCAGGGCGGCCGCCGAGGAGGAGCGGTCCGGGGACGAGGCGCTGCTGCccccgctgcccctgccccgcaagGGCAGCTACCTCTCCGCCTTCCGCCCCGTGGTGAAGGACGCGGAGAGCATCGCCAAGCTGTACGGCACCCGGGAGGCCTACGGCGGGGCGGGCCGGGGCGCGGCCGGCTACCTGTCCCCGGACTTCCTCAGCGAGGGCAGCTCCAGCTACCGCTCCCTCTCGCCCGGCGCCGACACGGCCGACGAGCCCGAGGTGGACGTGGAGTCCAACCGCTTCCccgaggacgaggaggaggaggaggaggcggcggcggagGAGCCGCAGCTGCTGCCCAGGGCggaggagccgccgccgccgcctctggCCGAGGAGAAAGCCGGGGAGCAGGGGTCGGAGGAAGGGAACCGGCCGCCGCCCGAGGGGAGCCCGCAGAGGAGCGGCAGCAGGGGCGGCTACGAG GTCTACACCCAGGAAAGAGAAGACCATCTGCAGGCTCTGAAGAACGCTGCTTCACTGGGGCCCGCAGCCACTTACCTTTGCAACCCCGAGGCAAATG AGCAAGATAAAGACGACAATCACTCGACAGCAGAGGATTTAGAGACCAGCAAATCCTATCAAGACCAAAGGAATGTCTCGCATCCAAGTCCTGTAAATACCGACAGAG GTGAGGAAGGTCTCAGCATTGACTTTATGGGGACCCAACTAGTTGAAAAAGACATTGAAAATCTGGCAAGAG ACGAGTTGCAAAAACTGCTCCTGGAGCAAGTGGAGCTCAGGAAGAAATTAGAACGGGAATTCCAAAGTCTAAAAG ATAATTTTCAGGATCAGATGAAGAGGGAGCTGGCGTACAGGGAAGAAATGGTTCAGCAGCTACAAATTGTCAGAG ATACCTTGTGTAACGAACTGGACCAGGAGAGGAAAGCTCGCTACGCCATCCAGCAGAAGTTAAAAG AGGCCCACGACGCGCTCCACCACTTCTCCTGCAAAATGCTCACGCCTCGCCACTGCACGGGGAACTGCTCCTTCAAGCCGCCCCTGCTGCCCCAATga